The following are encoded together in the Pseudomonas maumuensis genome:
- the bluB gene encoding 5,6-dimethylbenzimidazole synthase, which produces MSEHAYSAVERAAIYRAIGERRDMRHFAGGEVAPELLGRLLAAAHQAPSVGLMQPWRFIRISQRDLRERIQALVEEERVRTAEALGERSDEFMKLKVEGINDCAEVLVAALMDKREAYVFGRRTLPEMDLASLACAIQNLWLAARAEGLGMGWVSLFEPRALAELLGMPAGAKPMAVLCLGPVTEFYPAPMLVLEDWAEQRPLSDMLYENQWGECP; this is translated from the coding sequence ATGAGCGAACACGCGTACAGCGCCGTTGAGCGCGCGGCGATCTACCGGGCCATCGGTGAGCGCCGCGACATGCGCCATTTCGCCGGCGGCGAGGTGGCCCCCGAGTTGCTCGGGCGTCTGCTGGCCGCCGCTCACCAGGCCCCCAGCGTGGGCCTGATGCAGCCCTGGCGCTTCATTCGTATCAGCCAGCGTGATTTGCGCGAACGTATCCAGGCTTTGGTGGAGGAGGAGCGGGTGCGCACCGCCGAAGCCCTGGGCGAGCGCTCCGATGAATTCATGAAGCTCAAGGTCGAAGGCATCAACGACTGCGCCGAGGTGCTGGTGGCTGCGCTGATGGACAAGCGCGAGGCGTATGTCTTCGGCCGCCGCACCCTGCCGGAGATGGACCTGGCTTCGCTGGCCTGCGCCATCCAGAACCTATGGCTGGCGGCGCGGGCCGAAGGGCTGGGCATGGGTTGGGTGTCGCTGTTCGAGCCCCGGGCCCTGGCCGAGCTGCTGGGCATGCCCGCAGGTGCCAAGCCCATGGCGGTGCTGTGTCTGGGGCCGGTGACCGAGTTCTACCCGGCGCCGATGCTGGTGCTCGAAGACTGGGCCGAGCAACGGCCGTTGAGTGACATGCTGTACGAGAACCAGTGGGGGGAATGTCCATGA